TTTCTTACCTTCTGCCTTCTGCCTTCTGCCTTCTGCCTTCTGCCTTCTGCCTTTCCCTTTTAACTTTGCCAAGTACCAGAAAAGATACCTCTAACAGCGACATCAACTCGGTTTAAATCTTCATTGAGCAAAAAAGGCCACTCCACCCCATCACGAAGTCCCTTTTCATAAAAGTGACGACTCTCGAAACTCAACAAATGCAAAGCATAGACCAATTCTTTGTCTAAATTAGGTTCGTCTTTCAAAGCATCGAAGACCATCTTTAACGCTAATAATATAGATGTTAGCTGTCCTGGTACTGGTGACTTACCCTGACCGAGGCGCATGAGAAAATCGTCAGGATTTCGTTGGGTTTCCAGGGCAGTTCCCTGATTAATGAGGAAATTTCGGGCTGTTTTGTAATCCATATTCTCGCAATTCCTTTCTGCCCAAATTTTACCCCCTGAGTGAGAGGGTTTATCCCAATCGACATTGAAAAATGGTTATAAGTTTTGTTGTGAACGCTTTAGAGTTTTTCTGAAATAGTTTTTTTGATTGTGGAACATTCGTCAAAATCGGAG
This Phormidium ambiguum IAM M-71 DNA region includes the following protein-coding sequences:
- a CDS encoding Dethiobiotin synthetase; the encoded protein is MDYKTARNFLINQGTALETQRNPDDFLMRLGQGKSPVPGQLTSILLALKMVFDALKDEPNLDKELVYALHLLSFESRHFYEKGLRDGVEWPFLLNEDLNRVDVAVRGIFSGTWQS